The nucleotide window AAAGGACTGGTTCATCGAAATGCCAGTAGAAGCAAAAAAAGATGAGTGGGGTTTAGCTGCTCCCATATCACCTGGCCCCCTAACACCCATGAAGGGAAAGGATGTGTTTGAGGATATCCCCAAATGGGAAGGGAAACAATTTGATTCTCCTATGCCAAGTCCCTTTCAGGCTGGAAGCTTCACTCTTCCTTTAGAtgtcataaagaatgaaatagttGCAGAAGCATCACCCTTTGCCCCTGCCCTATTGCAGCCAGATGACAAGAAATCTCTGGAAGAAACCAGTGGCCCAGTGACTGCCAAAGATAGTTCTAAAGCTGAAGAGCCTCATAAGGATAAACCTGACAAAATGGCAGAAGCACCAGCCTCAGAAGCAATCACCTTACCCAAAGATGCCCACATTCCAACTGTGGAAGAATATGTCCCAGAGAAAGTattaggagaagaaaaaggggcgATAAAGCAAGAGAGTGTGCAGAAAACAGAGATCTCAACCCTCAGTGGACAGGAAGCTACACTTACTGAAAAGGAGTCTCAGCTAAAGCTTGAAGAAAAAACGACCATCTCTGACAAAGAAGCCATGCCAAAAGAGAGTGAGCCCCCCAAactgacagatgaagaaacaggcatAATTCAGCCCTCCGTGGAGCACACCCTCTCGAAAGAAGAACAGAAAGGCCAAGACACTACCAGAGATACACTAAAACAGGACTCATTCCCTGTAAGTTTGGAGCAAACAGTTACAGATTCAGCCATGACCTCCAAGACACTGGAGAAAGTCATGACCGAACCAGCTGCAGTAAGTGAACAGAGTGCAACCCAGGACCTTTTTCAAGAAAAAGTTGCTGATAAAGATCATAAGGTTGAAGGGGTTGGGGCTGAAACGTCAGCTGAGCTTGACATGCCATTTTATGAAGATAAGTCAGGAATGTCCAAGTACTTTGAAACATCTGCCTTGAAAGAAGAAGTGACAAAAAGCATCCAGCCAGGCAGTGATTACTATGAACTAAGTGACACAAGAGAAAGTGCCCAAGAGCCTTTTGATACCGTATCTCCTGCATATAAAAACGGTGACAAGGGACTTCAGGCCGGTAAAGAACCCCAGCCCAGTGCTCCAGCACAAGAAGCAGGGTATAGCACTCTTGCACAGAGTTATCCATCTGAGGTGCCTGAAGAACCCAGTTCTCCTCAAGAAAGAATGTTTACTATTGATCCAAAAGTGTATGGGGAGAAAAGGGATCTCCACAGTAAGAATAAGGACGACTTGACATTAAGCAGGAGTTTAGGACTTGGTGGAAGGTCTGCAATAGAACAAAGAAGCATGTCAATCAATTTGCCCATGTCTTGCCTGGATTCCATAGCCCTTGGATTTAACTTTGGTCGGGGACATGATCTTTCTCCTCTGGCTTCTGATATTCTAACGAACACTAGCGGAAGTATGGACGAAGGGGATGATTACCTTCCAGCCACAACCCCTGCACTTGAGAAAGCCCCATGTTTCCCAGTAGagagcaaagaggaagaagaacagaTAGAGGGAGAAAAAGCTACCGGAGAGGAAAATGCTCAAGTTGAGACATCGTGTGAGTCACCTTTCCTAGCCAAAGATTATTACAAAAATGGCACTGTCATGGCCCCTGACCTGCCTGAAATGCTAGACCTGGCAGGCACAAGGTCAAGATTAGCCTCTGTGAGTGCAGATGCTGAAGTTGCCAGGAGGAAATCAGTCCCATCAGAGACTGTGGTTGAGGAGAGTAGTGCCGGCTTGCCCCCTGTCACTGATGAAAACCATGTCGTTGTTAAAACAGACAGTCAGCTGGAAGACCTGGGTTACtgtgtgttcaataaatacactGTCCCACTGCCATCACCTGTTCAAGACAGTGAGAATCTGTCAGGGGAGAGTGGTTCCTTTTACGAAGGCACTGATGATAAAATGCGAAGAGATCTAGCCACAGACCTTTCGTTGATTGAAGTAAAATTGGCAGCTGCCGGCAGAGTCAAAGATGAGTTTGGTGCTGAGAAAGAAGTATCCCCACATATCCCTGGTGACAAATCAGTACTGGGTAGGGAGTTTGATCAGGAGAGGAAAGCTAATGATAAGCTGGATACTGTACTAGAAAAGAGCGAAGAACATGCTGATGCAAAAGAACATGCCAAGGCAACGGAAGAGGCCAGTGATAAAGTCGAAACATTTGGATTAGGAGTAACCTACGAACACCCTTCGACCAAAGAACTGCCCGTATCAAAAGACACATCACCTCCTGCGGCTGAGAAAGCTGAGACAGGTCTTAGTTCAGTCCCAGAGATAGCTGAGGTGGAACCATCCAAAAAAGCTGAACCAGAACTGGATGTCATTGCACAGAAAGCTGACCAGGGTCAATTAGATGTTAAAATCAGTGACTTTGGACAGATGGCTGCAGGACTGACCATAGATGCTGGAAAAGCAACAGAACTTCAACTCGAAGCTACACAAGATCTCACCCCCTCATCTGCAGTACCTCAGGAGGGAGATATGTTTCTGAGTGTTGATCCTGGCCACATGAAAGAAGGCACTAAAACCAGTGAGACAGAAATCAAGGAGAAGGTGGCCAAGCCTGACTTGGTGCACCAGGAGGCTGTGGACAAAGAAGAGTCCTACGAGTCCAGTGGTGAGCATGAGAGCCTCACCATGGAGTCTTTGAAAGCTGATGAGGGCAAGAAGGAAACATCCCCAGAATCCTCTCTAATTCAGGATGAGATTGCCATCAAGTTGTCAGTGGAAATACCTTGTGCACCTGCTGTTTCAGAGGCTGATTTAGCCCCAGATGAGAGAGCTGATGTCCAGATGGAATTTATTCAGCAgccaaaagaagaaagcaaagaggccCCAGATATATCTGTCACTCCCTCCGATGTCACTGAGCCATTACCTAAAGCCATCGGGGCTGAACCAGCAGAGGTTCAGAGTGAAGAAGAAGAGATAGAAGCCCGGGGAGAATATGATAAACTGCTCTTCCGCTCAGACACCCTTCAGATTACCGACCTGGGAATCGCAGGTGTCCGGGAGGAATTTGTGGAGACCTGCCCCGGTGAGCACAAAGGAGTCATCGAGTCCGTGGTAACCATCGAGGATGATTTTATCACTGTAGTGCAAACCACAACTGAAGAAGGGGAGTCAGGTTCCCACAGTGTGCGTTTTGCAGCCCTAGAGCAGCCTGAGGTGGAGAGGAGACCGTCCCCCCACGCCGAAGAAGAGCTCGAAGTAGAAGAGGCAGCCGAAGCCCAGGCAGAACCCAAGGATGGCTCCCCGGAGGCTCCAGCTTCCCCTGAGAGAGAAGAGGTTGCCCTCTCAGAATATAAGACGGAAACCTATGACGATTACAAAGACGAAACCACCATTGATGATTCCATCATGGATGCTGACAGCCTCTGGGTGGACACTCAaggtgtgcattttttttttaaattttctacttcCAAATAAAATCCCATAACCTAATGGATTTTTtcgattttaaacattttttaaaatgtccctttatctcgattttgcattttgttaaatatatgaaggattttgtacatttgttactaatgttttcattgttgttgttgttgttgtcatggTTTGCTTTGATCCACAGATGATGATAGGAGCATCATGACAGAACAGTTAGAAACTATTCCTAAAGAGGAGAAAGCTGAAAAGGAAGCTCGGAGACCATCTCTTgagaaacatagaaaagaaaagccttttaaaaCCGGGAGAGGCAGAATTTCCACTCCTGaaagaaaaatagctaaaaaGGAACCTAGCACAGTCTCCAGAGAtg belongs to Felis catus isolate Fca126 chromosome C1, F.catus_Fca126_mat1.0, whole genome shotgun sequence and includes:
- the MAP2 gene encoding microtubule-associated protein 2 isoform X23, producing MADDRKDEAKAPHWTSAQLTEASAHPHPPEIKDQGGAGEGLVRSANGFPYREDEEGAFGEHGSQSTYSDTKENGINGELTSADRETAEEVSARIVQVVTAEAVAVLKGEQEKEAEHKVQPAALPLAAEETPNLPPSPPPSPASEQTVTVEEGLLPASKMEFHDQQELTPSPAEPLDKKEKESEEQSKPGEDLKHAALASQPETTKTSPDKKDTQGTEEEKAPTALFGHALGAGLEDMKQKTEPSLVVPGIDLSAEPPAPKEQKDWFIEMPVEAKKDEWGLAAPISPGPLTPMKGKDVFEDIPKWEGKQFDSPMPSPFQAGSFTLPLDVIKNEIVAEASPFAPALLQPDDKKSLEETSGPVTAKDSSKAEEPHKDKPDKMAEAPASEAITLPKDAHIPTVEEYVPEKVLGEEKGAIKQESVQKTEISTLSGQEATLTEKESQLKLEEKTTISDKEAMPKESEPPKLTDEETGIIQPSVEHTLSKEEQKGQDTTRDTLKQDSFPVSLEQTVTDSAMTSKTLEKVMTEPAAVSEQSATQDLFQEKVADKDHKVEGVGAETSAELDMPFYEDKSGMSKYFETSALKEEVTKSIQPGSDYYELSDTRESAQEPFDTVSPAYKNGDKGLQAGKEPQPSAPAQEAGYSTLAQSYPSEVPEEPSSPQERMFTIDPKVYGEKRDLHSKNKDDLTLSRSLGLGGRSAIEQRSMSINLPMSCLDSIALGFNFGRGHDLSPLASDILTNTSGSMDEGDDYLPATTPALEKAPCFPVESKEEEEQIEGEKATGEENAQVETSCESPFLAKDYYKNGTVMAPDLPEMLDLAGTRSRLASVSADAEVARRKSVPSETVVEESSAGLPPVTDENHVVVKTDSQLEDLGYCVFNKYTVPLPSPVQDSENLSGESGSFYEGTDDKMRRDLATDLSLIEVKLAAAGRVKDEFGAEKEVSPHIPGDKSVLGREFDQERKANDKLDTVLEKSEEHADAKEHAKATEEASDKVETFGLGVTYEHPSTKELPVSKDTSPPAAEKAETGLSSVPEIAEVEPSKKAEPELDVIAQKADQGQLDVKISDFGQMAAGLTIDAGKATELQLEATQDLTPSSAVPQEGDMFLSVDPGHMKEGTKTSETEIKEKVAKPDLVHQEAVDKEESYESSGEHESLTMESLKADEGKKETSPESSLIQDEIAIKLSVEIPCAPAVSEADLAPDERADVQMEFIQQPKEESKEAPDISVTPSDVTEPLPKAIGAEPAEVQSEEEEIEARGEYDKLLFRSDTLQITDLGIAGVREEFVETCPGEHKGVIESVVTIEDDFITVVQTTTEEGESGSHSVRFAALEQPEVERRPSPHAEEELEVEEAAEAQAEPKDGSPEAPASPEREEVALSEYKTETYDDYKDETTIDDSIMDADSLWVDTQDDDRSIMTEQLETIPKEEKAEKEARRPSLEKHRKEKPFKTGRGRISTPERKIAKKEPSTVSRDEVRRKKVYKKAELAKKTEVQAHSPSRKFILKPAIKYTRPTHLSCVKRKTTATGGETTQASSVFKQAKDKVSDGVTKSPEKRSSLPRPSSILPPRRGVSGDREENSFSLNSSISSSARRTTRSEPIRRAGKSGTSTPTTPGSTAITPGTPPSYSSRTPGTPGTPSYPRTPHTPGTPKSAILVPSEKKVAIIRTPPKSPATPKQLRLINQPLPDLKNVKSKIGSTDNIKYQPKGGQVQIVTKKIDLSHVTSKCGSLKNIRHRPGGGRVKIESVKLDFKEKAQAKVGSLDNAHHVPGGGNVKIDSQKLNFREHAKARVDHGAEIITQSPGRSSVASPRRLSNVSSSGSINLLESPQLATLAEDVTAALAKQGL
- the MAP2 gene encoding microtubule-associated protein 2 isoform X11, with amino-acid sequence MADDRKDEAKAPHWTSAQLTEASAHPHPPEIKDQGGAGEGLVRSANGFPYREDEEGAFGEHGSQSTYSDTKENGINGELTSADRETAEEVSARIVQVVTAEAVAVLKGEQEKEAEHKVQPAALPLAEETPNLPPSPPPSPASEQTVTVEEGLLPASKMEFHDQQELTPSPAEPLDKKEKESEEQSKPGEDLKHAALASQPETTKTSPDKKDTQGTEEEKAPTALFGHALGAGLEDMKQKTEPSLVVPGIDLSAEPPAPKEQKDWFIEMPVEAKKDEWGLAAPISPGPLTPMKGKDVFEDIPKWEGKQFDSPMPSPFQAGSFTLPLDVIKNEIVAEASPFAPALLQPDDKKSLEETSGPVTAKDSSKAEEPHKDKPDKMAEAPASEAITLPKDAHIPTVEEYVPEKVLGEEKGAIKQESVQKTEISTLSGQEATLTEKESQLKLEEKTTISDKEAMPKESEPPKLTDEETGIIQPSVEHTLSKEEQKGQDTTRDTLKQDSFPVSLEQTVTDSAMTSKTLEKVMTEPAAVSEQSATQDLFQEKVADKDHKVEGVGAETSAELDMPFYEDKSGMSKYFETSALKEEVTKSIQPGSDYYELSDTRESAQEPFDTVSPAYKNGDKGLQAGKEPQPSAPAQEAGYSTLAQSYPSEVPEEPSSPQERMFTIDPKVYGEKRDLHSKNKDDLTLSRSLGLGGRSAIEQRSMSINLPMSCLDSIALGFNFGRGHDLSPLASDILTNTSGSMDEGDDYLPATTPALEKAPCFPVESKEEEEQIEGEKATGEENAQVETSCESPFLAKDYYKNGTVMAPDLPEMLDLAGTRSRLASVSADAEVARRKSVPSETVVEESSAGLPPVTDENHVVVKTDSQLEDLGYCVFNKYTVPLPSPVQDSENLSGESGSFYEGTDDKMRRDLATDLSLIEVKLAAAGRVKDEFGAEKEVSPHIPGDKSVLGREFDQERKANDKLDTVLEKSEEHADAKEHAKATEEASDKVETFGLGVTYEHPSTKELPVSKDTSPPAAEKAETGLSSVPEIAEVEPSKKAEPELDVIAQKADQGQLDVKISDFGQMAAGLTIDAGKATELQLEATQDLTPSSAVPQEGDMFLSVDPGHMKEGTKTSETEIKEKVAKPDLVHQEAVDKEESYESSGEHESLTMESLKADEGKKETSPESSLIQDEIAIKLSVEIPCAPAVSEADLAPDERADVQMEFIQQPKEESKEAPDISVTPSDVTEPLPKAIGAEPAEVQSEEEEIEARGEYDKLLFRSDTLQITDLGIAGVREEFVETCPGEHKGVIESVVTIEDDFITVVQTTTEEGESGSHSVRFAALEQPEVERRPSPHAEEELEVEEAAEAQAEPKDGSPEAPASPEREEVALSEYKTETYDDYKDETTIDDSIMDADSLWVDTQDDDRSIMTEQLETIPKEEKAEKEARRPSLEKHRKEKPFKTGRGRISTPERKIAKKEPSTVSRDEVRRKKAVYKKAELAKKTEVQAHSPSRKFILKPAIKYTRPTHLSCVKRKTTATGGETTQASSVFKQAKDKVSNSTLSKIPAFQGSSKSPRCSSACLSTSKRATFSDSFSIKPTSAGSTDRLPFSESGNKDGVTKSPEKRSSLPRPSSILPPRRGVSGDREENSFSLNSSISSSARRTTRSEPIRRAGKSGTSTPTTPGSTAITPGTPPSYSSRTPGTPGTPSYPRTPHTPGTPKSAILVPSEKKVAIIRTPPKSPATPKQLRLINQPLPDLKNVKSKIGSTDNIKYQPKGGQVRILNKKIDFSKVQSRCGSKDNIKHSAGGGNVQIVTKKIDLSHVTSKCGSLKNIRHRPGGGRVKIESVKLDFKEKAQAKVGSLDNAHHVPGGGNVKIDSQKLNFREHAKARVDHGAEIITQSPGRSSVASPRRLSNVSSSGSINLLESPQLATLAEDVTAALAKQGL
- the MAP2 gene encoding microtubule-associated protein 2 isoform X4 — protein: MADDRKDEAKAPHWTSAQLTEASAHPHPPEIKDQGGAGEGLVRSANGFPYREDEEGAFGEHGSQSTYSDTKENGINGELTSADRETAEEVSARIVQVVTAEAVAVLKGEQEKEAEHKVQPAALPLAAEETPNLPPSPPPSPASEQTVTVEEEEETLEGTMAEEEKPATLPGKECGAAKASDQSKGLSEGQVESSAEAQIVPEESAPAGAPQEKSVKEVSEVSPEVKIPSSAGEGLLPASKMEFHDQQELTPSPAEPLDKKEKESEEQSKPGEDLKHAALASQPETTKTSPDKKDTQGTEEEKAPTALFGHALGAGLEDMKQKTEPSLVVPGIDLSAEPPAPKEQKDWFIEMPVEAKKDEWGLAAPISPGPLTPMKGKDVFEDIPKWEGKQFDSPMPSPFQAGSFTLPLDVIKNEIVAEASPFAPALLQPDDKKSLEETSGPVTAKDSSKAEEPHKDKPDKMAEAPASEAITLPKDAHIPTVEEYVPEKVLGEEKGAIKQESVQKTEISTLSGQEATLTEKESQLKLEEKTTISDKEAMPKESEPPKLTDEETGIIQPSVEHTLSKEEQKGQDTTRDTLKQDSFPVSLEQTVTDSAMTSKTLEKVMTEPAAVSEQSATQDLFQEKVADKDHKVEGVGAETSAELDMPFYEDKSGMSKYFETSALKEEVTKSIQPGSDYYELSDTRESAQEPFDTVSPAYKNGDKGLQAGKEPQPSAPAQEAGYSTLAQSYPSEVPEEPSSPQERMFTIDPKVYGEKRDLHSKNKDDLTLSRSLGLGGRSAIEQRSMSINLPMSCLDSIALGFNFGRGHDLSPLASDILTNTSGSMDEGDDYLPATTPALEKAPCFPVESKEEEEQIEGEKATGEENAQVETSCESPFLAKDYYKNGTVMAPDLPEMLDLAGTRSRLASVSADAEVARRKSVPSETVVEESSAGLPPVTDENHVVVKTDSQLEDLGYCVFNKYTVPLPSPVQDSENLSGESGSFYEGTDDKMRRDLATDLSLIEVKLAAAGRVKDEFGAEKEVSPHIPGDKSVLGREFDQERKANDKLDTVLEKSEEHADAKEHAKATEEASDKVETFGLGVTYEHPSTKELPVSKDTSPPAAEKAETGLSSVPEIAEVEPSKKAEPELDVIAQKADQGQLDVKISDFGQMAAGLTIDAGKATELQLEATQDLTPSSAVPQEGDMFLSVDPGHMKEGTKTSETEIKEKVAKPDLVHQEAVDKEESYESSGEHESLTMESLKADEGKKETSPESSLIQDEIAIKLSVEIPCAPAVSEADLAPDERADVQMEFIQQPKEESKEAPDISVTPSDVTEPLPKAIGAEPAEVQSEEEEIEARGEYDKLLFRSDTLQITDLGIAGVREEFVETCPGEHKGVIESVVTIEDDFITVVQTTTEEGESGSHSVRFAALEQPEVERRPSPHAEEELEVEEAAEAQAEPKDGSPEAPASPEREEVALSEYKTETYDDYKDETTIDDSIMDADSLWVDTQDDDRSIMTEQLETIPKEEKAEKEARRPSLEKHRKEKPFKTGRGRISTPERKIAKKEPSTVSRDEVRRKKAVYKKAELAKKTEVQAHSPSRKFILKPAIKYTRPTHLSCVKRKTTGGETTQASSVFKQAKDKVSNSTLSKIPAFQGSSKSPRCSSACLSTSKRATFSDSFSIKPTSAGSTDRLPFSESGNKDGVTKSPEKRSSLPRPSSILPPRRGVSGDREENSFSLNSSISSSARRTTRSEPIRRAGKSGTSTPTTPGSTAITPGTPPSYSSRTPGTPGTPSYPRTPHTPGTPKSAILVPSEKKVAIIRTPPKSPATPKQLRLINQPLPDLKNVKSKIGSTDNIKYQPKGGQVRILNKKIDFSKVQSRCGSKDNIKHSAGGGNVQIVTKKIDLSHVTSKCGSLKNIRHRPGGGRVKIESVKLDFKEKAQAKVGSLDNAHHVPGGGNVKIDSQKLNFREHAKARVDHGAEIITQSPGRSSVASPRRLSNVSSSGSINLLESPQLATLAEDVTAALAKQGL
- the MAP2 gene encoding microtubule-associated protein 2 isoform X2; translation: MADDRKDEAKAPHWTSAQLTEASAHPHPPEIKDQGGAGEGLVRSANGFPYREDEEGAFGEHGSQSTYSDTKENGINGELTSADRETAEEVSARIVQVVTAEAVAVLKGEQEKEAEHKVQPAALPLAAEETPNLPPSPPPSPASEQTVTVEEEEETLEGTMAEEEKPATLPGKECGAAKASDQSKGLSEGQVESSAEAQIVPEESAPAGAPQEKSVKEVSEVSPEVKIPSSAGEGLLPASKMEFHDQQELTPSPAEPLDKKEKESEEQSKPGEDLKHAALASQPETTKTSPDKKDTQGTEEEKAPTALFGHALGAGLEDMKQKTEPSLVVPGIDLSAEPPAPKEQKDWFIEMPVEAKKDEWGLAAPISPGPLTPMKGKDVFEDIPKWEGKQFDSPMPSPFQAGSFTLPLDVIKNEIVAEASPFAPALLQPDDKKSLEETSGPVTAKDSSKAEEPHKDKPDKMAEAPASEAITLPKDAHIPTVEEYVPEKVLGEEKGAIKQESVQKTEISTLSGQEATLTEKESQLKLEEKTTISDKEAMPKESEPPKLTDEETGIIQPSVEHTLSKEEQKGQDTTRDTLKQDSFPVSLEQTVTDSAMTSKTLEKVMTEPAAVSEQSATQDLFQEKVADKDHKVEGVGAETSAELDMPFYEDKSGMSKYFETSALKEEVTKSIQPGSDYYELSDTRESAQEPFDTVSPAYKNGDKGLQAGKEPQPSAPAQEAGYSTLAQSYPSEVPEEPSSPQERMFTIDPKVYGEKRDLHSKNKDDLTLSRSLGLGGRSAIEQRSMSINLPMSCLDSIALGFNFGRGHDLSPLASDILTNTSGSMDEGDDYLPATTPALEKAPCFPVESKEEEEQIEGEKATGEENAQVETSCESPFLAKDYYKNGTVMAPDLPEMLDLAGTRSRLASVSADAEVARRKSVPSETVVEESSAGLPPVTDENHVVVKTDSQLEDLGYCVFNKYTVPLPSPVQDSENLSGESGSFYEGTDDKMRRDLATDLSLIEVKLAAAGRVKDEFGAEKEVSPHIPGDKSVLGREFDQERKANDKLDTVLEKSEEHADAKEHAKATEEASDKVETFGLGVTYEHPSTKELPVSKDTSPPAAEKAETGLSSVPEIAEVEPSKKAEPELDVIAQKADQGQLDVKISDFGQMAAGLTIDAGKATELQLEATQDLTPSSAVPQEGDMFLSVDPGHMKEGTKTSETEIKEKVAKPDLVHQEAVDKEESYESSGEHESLTMESLKADEGKKETSPESSLIQDEIAIKLSVEIPCAPAVSEADLAPDERADVQMEFIQQPKEESKEAPDISVTPSDVTEPLPKAIGAEPAEVQSEEEEIEARGEYDKLLFRSDTLQITDLGIAGVREEFVETCPGEHKGVIESVVTIEDDFITVVQTTTEEGESGSHSVRFAALEQPEVERRPSPHAEEELEVEEAAEAQAEPKDGSPEAPASPEREEVALSEYKTETYDDYKDETTIDDSIMDADSLWVDTQDDDRSIMTEQLETIPKEEKAEKEARRPSLEKHRKEKPFKTGRGRISTPERKIAKKEPSTVSRDEVRRKKVYKKAELAKKTEVQAHSPSRKFILKPAIKYTRPTHLSCVKRKTTATGGETTQASSVFKQAKDKVSNSTLSKIPAFQGSSKSPRCSSACLSTSKRATFSDSFSIKPTSAGSTDRLPFSESGNKDGVTKSPEKRSSLPRPSSILPPRRGVSGDREENSFSLNSSISSSARRTTRSEPIRRAGKSGTSTPTTPGSTAITPGTPPSYSSRTPGTPGTPSYPRTPHTPGTPKSAILVPSEKKVAIIRTPPKSPATPKQLRLINQPLPDLKNVKSKIGSTDNIKYQPKGGQVRILNKKIDFSKVQSRCGSKDNIKHSAGGGNVQIVTKKIDLSHVTSKCGSLKNIRHRPGGGRVKIESVKLDFKEKAQAKVGSLDNAHHVPGGGNVKIDSQKLNFREHAKARVDHGAEIITQSPGRSSVASPRRLSNVSSSGSINLLESPQLATLAEDVTAALAKQGL
- the MAP2 gene encoding microtubule-associated protein 2 isoform X24 — its product is MADDRKDEAKAPHWTSAQLTEASAHPHPPEIKDQGGAGEGLVRSANGFPYREDEEGAFGEHGSQSTYSDTKENGINGELTSADRETAEEVSARIVQVVTAEAVAVLKGEQEKEAEHKVQPAALPLAEETPNLPPSPPPSPASEQTVTVEEGLLPASKMEFHDQQELTPSPAEPLDKKEKESEEQSKPGEDLKHAALASQPETTKTSPDKKDTQGTEEEKAPTALFGHALGAGLEDMKQKTEPSLVVPGIDLSAEPPAPKEQKDWFIEMPVEAKKDEWGLAAPISPGPLTPMKGKDVFEDIPKWEGKQFDSPMPSPFQAGSFTLPLDVIKNEIVAEASPFAPALLQPDDKKSLEETSGPVTAKDSSKAEEPHKDKPDKMAEAPASEAITLPKDAHIPTVEEYVPEKVLGEEKGAIKQESVQKTEISTLSGQEATLTEKESQLKLEEKTTISDKEAMPKESEPPKLTDEETGIIQPSVEHTLSKEEQKGQDTTRDTLKQDSFPVSLEQTVTDSAMTSKTLEKVMTEPAAVSEQSATQDLFQEKVADKDHKVEGVGAETSAELDMPFYEDKSGMSKYFETSALKEEVTKSIQPGSDYYELSDTRESAQEPFDTVSPAYKNGDKGLQAGKEPQPSAPAQEAGYSTLAQSYPSEVPEEPSSPQERMFTIDPKVYGEKRDLHSKNKDDLTLSRSLGLGGRSAIEQRSMSINLPMSCLDSIALGFNFGRGHDLSPLASDILTNTSGSMDEGDDYLPATTPALEKAPCFPVESKEEEEQIEGEKATGEENAQVETSCESPFLAKDYYKNGTVMAPDLPEMLDLAGTRSRLASVSADAEVARRKSVPSETVVEESSAGLPPVTDENHVVVKTDSQLEDLGYCVFNKYTVPLPSPVQDSENLSGESGSFYEGTDDKMRRDLATDLSLIEVKLAAAGRVKDEFGAEKEVSPHIPGDKSVLGREFDQERKANDKLDTVLEKSEEHADAKEHAKATEEASDKVETFGLGVTYEHPSTKELPVSKDTSPPAAEKAETGLSSVPEIAEVEPSKKAEPELDVIAQKADQGQLDVKISDFGQMAAGLTIDAGKATELQLEATQDLTPSSAVPQEGDMFLSVDPGHMKEGTKTSETEIKEKVAKPDLVHQEAVDKEESYESSGEHESLTMESLKADEGKKETSPESSLIQDEIAIKLSVEIPCAPAVSEADLAPDERADVQMEFIQQPKEESKEAPDISVTPSDVTEPLPKAIGAEPAEVQSEEEEIEARGEYDKLLFRSDTLQITDLGIAGVREEFVETCPGEHKGVIESVVTIEDDFITVVQTTTEEGESGSHSVRFAALEQPEVERRPSPHAEEELEVEEAAEAQAEPKDGSPEAPASPEREEVALSEYKTETYDDYKDETTIDDSIMDADSLWVDTQDDDRSIMTEQLETIPKEEKAEKEARRPSLEKHRKEKPFKTGRGRISTPERKIAKKEPSTVSRDEVRRKKAVYKKAELAKKTEVQAHSPSRKFILKPAIKYTRPTHLSCVKRKTTATGGETTQASSVFKQAKDKVSDGVTKSPEKRSSLPRPSSILPPRRGVSGDREENSFSLNSSISSSARRTTRSEPIRRAGKSGTSTPTTPGSTAITPGTPPSYSSRTPGTPGTPSYPRTPHTPGTPKSAILVPSEKKVAIIRTPPKSPATPKQLRLINQPLPDLKNVKSKIGSTDNIKYQPKGGQVQIVTKKIDLSHVTSKCGSLKNIRHRPGGGRVKIESVKLDFKEKAQAKVGSLDNAHHVPGGGNVKIDSQKLNFREHAKARVDHGAEIITQSPGRSSVASPRRLSNVSSSGSINLLESPQLATLAEDVTAALAKQGL